From Lolium perenne isolate Kyuss_39 chromosome 5, Kyuss_2.0, whole genome shotgun sequence, a single genomic window includes:
- the LOC127302115 gene encoding uncharacterized protein, with protein sequence MMTDGSDVSPAAGGEIWGTLEELVLACAVSRHGTASWEAVATEVQTRSPLAARPRLTPRSCRLRFRHLHRRFSVVVAAAGADEAEEEAAEGLGHGEVEDPDASAADAWLDELRRLRVAELRREVERCDLSIVTLQSKVELMKEERSRSRSRSASGSGEATTAKPEGVTGEGSEEPGRSCRESNSTDLKIIKGEEEGDAKQEASGESMAASKGSSASLCRRGGRKGGEEECEEAASAQPLAALLDRVAARFGPVFERLQESQESESYRGTIRRHVDLDAMRRRLDDATAGGYPSPELYRDLLLLCANAAVYLPRHAPDHAAAALDALRLVSAQVSASLREPAPNPKRELLVKTVTAAALAAAADTRRAEADIVGPLIQKAAKPLIFCRKRSSIAKSAAAAAVAAAKKEETTADKASEVPCQPQEETDGEKKATDVDVDVAPSDKAWGTRTKKTRGPGKNSAKALAAKAAAEAAAAATESDSNKKSDAEGTTAAGGGLPKKRIAVDFLKRLNQGASTTKKRGSPLTKRKRSAPAKDEEEEEQPKRRGPGRKSAGRGRGGKAAGAKRSVGRPPVKRAAPSVTPPPAKRAKVNRSERSSSSSRRGGKKS encoded by the exons ATGATGACGGACGGATCAGACGTGtcgccggcggcgggcggcgaGATCTGGGGCACGCTGGAGGAGCTGGTGCTGGCGTGCGCGGTGAGCCGGCACGGCACGGCGAGctgggaggcggtggcgacggagGTGCAGACGCGCAGCCCGCTGGCGGCCCGCCCCCGCCTCACGCCCCGCAGCTGCCGCCTCCGGTTCCGCCACCTCCACCGCCGCTTCtccgtcgtcgtcgccgccgccggcgccgacgaggcggaggaggaggccgcgGAGGGGCTGGGGCATGGGGAGGTGGAGGACCCCGACGCGTCGGCCGCGGACGCGTGGCTGGACGAGCTGCGGCGGCTGCGCGTGGCGGAGCTCCGGCGCGAGGTGGAGCGATGCGATCTCTCCATCGT GACGCTGCAGAGCAAGGTGGAGCTGATGAAGGAGGAGCGGTCGCGGTCGCGGTCGCGGAGCGCGTCGGGGTCCGGCGAGGCGACGACGGCGAAGCCGGAGGGGGTGACCGGCGAGGGGAGCGAGGAGCCCGGGCGGTCGTGCCGGGAGTCCAACTCCACAGATCTGAAGATCATCAaaggggaggaggagggggatgCGAAGCAGGAGGCGTCGGGCGAGTCGATGGCGGCGTCGAAGGGGAGCTCGGCGAGCCTGTGCCGGCGCGGCGGGCGGAAGGGCGGCGAGGAGGAGTGCGAGGAGGCGGCGTCCGCGCAGCCGCTCGCCGCGCTGCTCGACAGGGTCGCGGCCAGGTTCGGCCCCGTCTTCGAGCGCCTACAGGAGAGCCAG GAGAGCGAGTCGTACCGGGGCACGATCAGGCGGCACGTGGACCTGGACGCCATGCGCCGGAGGCTGGACGACGCCACAGCCGGCGGCTACCCGAGCCCCGAGCTGTACCGCGACCTGCTGCTGCTCTGCGCCAACGCCGCCGTCTACCTGCCGCGCCACGCGCCcgaccacgccgccgccgcgctcgacgcgctccggctcgtctccgcgcAGGTCTCCGCCTCGCTCCGCGAGCCCGCGCCCAACCCCAAGCGGGAGCTGCTCGTCAAAACCGTCACGGCCGCCGCTCTGGCCGCGGCAGCAGATACGCGGAGGGCCGAGGCGGACATCGTCGGCCCGCTCATCCAGAAGGCCGCCAAGCCGCTCATCTTCTGCCGCAAGAGGAGCTCCATCGCCAAGTCCGCCGCCGCGGCGGCCGTCGCTGCTGCCAAGAAGGAAGAGACTACTGCTGACAAGGCCAGCGAGGTCCCCTGCCAACCTCAGGAGGAGACCGACGGCGAGAAGAAGGCCACGGACGTGGACGTGGACGTGGCGCCCAGTGACAAAGCGTGGGGTACGAGGACGAAGAAGACACGAGGCCCCGGCAAGAACTCGGCCAAGGCGTTAGCTGCCAAGGCCGCCGCTGAAGCCGCCGCAGCGGCCACGGAGTCCGACAGCAACAAGAAGAGCGACGCCGAGGGCACCACGGCCGCCGGTGGTGGGCTACCCAAGAAGCGGATCGCGGTGGACTTTCTGAAGCGGCTGAACCAGGGCGCGTCGACCACGAAGAAGAGGGGGTCGCCGCTGACGAAGCGGAAGCGGTCCGCGCCGGccaaggacgaggaggaggaggagcagcccaAGAGAAGGGGGCCTGGCAGGAAGAGCGCCGGCCGCGGGAGAGGCGGCAAGGCTGCCGGGGCCAAGAGGAGCGTCGGGCGGCCCCCGGTGAAGCGAGCCGCTCCTTCGGTGACtccaccgccggccaagcgggccAAGGTGAACAGGTCGGAGAGGTCCTCGTCGTCGTCCAGGCGGGGTGGCAAGAAGTCATAG
- the LOC127302116 gene encoding protein EMSY-LIKE 3 isoform X2: MRGRSFSGNGRASAGPFPYARTHNDLESEVHLVEQEAYTGVLRAFKVQSDALSWDKESLISELRKELRVSDEEHRDLLNKVNEDGAIRRMRELRQGGGTPSGLHRGGRVFHDGEPGPAAKRPRPSHLIPSHSSGLQSPNMSSHSVPSSAKWGLASASKGKRAKSTTPLALPSVDPTSLIKRKVFTRWPDDNNFYEATITRYNPATGEHALVYDMGKSTETWELVRLCDMAPEDIRWEHDDVWGPSGPMLQRNHSNNGTGAMAGRGRGRLSQPPNGISRNIGQIDVPNTQSIVIEVERVLSNPNVREIEKAKKLLTDQEQSLLDAIASLDEASDGESEDMATEARMGPAGDHMGGNGIAC; this comes from the exons ATGCGAGGCCGATCTTTCAGTGGGAATGGGAGAGCATCTGCTGGACCATTTCCTTATGCAAGGACACACAATGATTTGGAGAGCGAAGTGCATCTGGTTGAGCAGGAGGCCTACACTGGCGTTCTTAGAGCATTCAAAGTGCAATCTGATGCATTATCTTGG GATAAAGAAAGCCTGATTTCTGAACTCAGGAAAGAACTGAGAGTTTCTGATGAGGAACATAGGGATCTGTTAAACAAGGTGAATGAAGACGGAGCCATTCGTAGAATGAG GGAGCTGAGACAGGGAGGTGGAACCCCGAGTGGGCTGCACCGTGGCGGCAGAGTTTTTCATGACGGAGAACCTGGGCCAGCTGCCAAGAGGCCACGACCATCTCATTTAATTCCTTCGCATTCTTCAGGCCTCCAGTCCCCTAATATGTCTTCACACTCAGTTCCCTCTTCTGCAAAGTGGGGACTGGCTTCAGCATCAAAGGGCAAAAGGGCTAAGTCG ACCACGCCACTGGCATTACCATCCGTGGATCCAACTTCATTGATTAAACGGAAAGTTTTTACAAGATGGCCAGATGACAACAACTTCTATGAGGCCACTATAACCCGTTACAATCCTGCTACG GGTGAGCATGCTCTTGTTTATGACATGGGCAAATCAACGGAGACATGGGAGTTAGTCAGGCTTTGTGAT ATGGCACCTGAAGATATAAGATGGGAACATGATGATGTATGGGGTCCTTCTGGTCCTATGTTACAGAGAAACCATAGCAACAATGGTACAGGGGCAATGGCAGGCAGGGGCAGAGGGAGGCTGTCTCAACCGCCAAATGGCATCAGCAGGAACATTGGTCAAATTGATGTGCCTAACACTCAAAGTATAGTGATAGAG GTGGAGAGGGTATTGTCAAATCCAAATGTACGTGAGATTGAAAAGGCAAAGAAACTGCTCACT GACCAGGAGCAGTCATTACTCGATGCAATTGCCAGTCTTGACGAGGCATCAGATGGTGAAAGTG AGGATATGGCCACGGAAGCCCGAATGGGTCCTGCTGGTGATCACATGGGTGGGAACGGCATTGCCTGTTAG
- the LOC127302116 gene encoding protein EMSY-LIKE 3 isoform X1 — translation MNPMGYNQYDSSGTDDDLAPSQNRGMRGRSFSGNGRASAGPFPYARTHNDLESEVHLVEQEAYTGVLRAFKVQSDALSWDKESLISELRKELRVSDEEHRDLLNKVNEDGAIRRMRELRQGGGTPSGLHRGGRVFHDGEPGPAAKRPRPSHLIPSHSSGLQSPNMSSHSVPSSAKWGLASASKGKRAKSTTPLALPSVDPTSLIKRKVFTRWPDDNNFYEATITRYNPATGEHALVYDMGKSTETWELVRLCDMAPEDIRWEHDDVWGPSGPMLQRNHSNNGTGAMAGRGRGRLSQPPNGISRNIGQIDVPNTQSIVIEVERVLSNPNVREIEKAKKLLTDQEQSLLDAIASLDEASDGESEDMATEARMGPAGDHMGGNGIAC, via the exons ATGAATCCCATGGGATACAACCAGTATGACAGCAGCG GGACGGACGATGATCTCGCCCCGTCGCAAAATAGAGGAATGCGAGGCCGATCTTTCAGTGGGAATGGGAGAGCATCTGCTGGACCATTTCCTTATGCAAGGACACACAATGATTTGGAGAGCGAAGTGCATCTGGTTGAGCAGGAGGCCTACACTGGCGTTCTTAGAGCATTCAAAGTGCAATCTGATGCATTATCTTGG GATAAAGAAAGCCTGATTTCTGAACTCAGGAAAGAACTGAGAGTTTCTGATGAGGAACATAGGGATCTGTTAAACAAGGTGAATGAAGACGGAGCCATTCGTAGAATGAG GGAGCTGAGACAGGGAGGTGGAACCCCGAGTGGGCTGCACCGTGGCGGCAGAGTTTTTCATGACGGAGAACCTGGGCCAGCTGCCAAGAGGCCACGACCATCTCATTTAATTCCTTCGCATTCTTCAGGCCTCCAGTCCCCTAATATGTCTTCACACTCAGTTCCCTCTTCTGCAAAGTGGGGACTGGCTTCAGCATCAAAGGGCAAAAGGGCTAAGTCG ACCACGCCACTGGCATTACCATCCGTGGATCCAACTTCATTGATTAAACGGAAAGTTTTTACAAGATGGCCAGATGACAACAACTTCTATGAGGCCACTATAACCCGTTACAATCCTGCTACG GGTGAGCATGCTCTTGTTTATGACATGGGCAAATCAACGGAGACATGGGAGTTAGTCAGGCTTTGTGAT ATGGCACCTGAAGATATAAGATGGGAACATGATGATGTATGGGGTCCTTCTGGTCCTATGTTACAGAGAAACCATAGCAACAATGGTACAGGGGCAATGGCAGGCAGGGGCAGAGGGAGGCTGTCTCAACCGCCAAATGGCATCAGCAGGAACATTGGTCAAATTGATGTGCCTAACACTCAAAGTATAGTGATAGAG GTGGAGAGGGTATTGTCAAATCCAAATGTACGTGAGATTGAAAAGGCAAAGAAACTGCTCACT GACCAGGAGCAGTCATTACTCGATGCAATTGCCAGTCTTGACGAGGCATCAGATGGTGAAAGTG AGGATATGGCCACGGAAGCCCGAATGGGTCCTGCTGGTGATCACATGGGTGGGAACGGCATTGCCTGTTAG